A genomic stretch from Flavobacterium sp. KS-LB2 includes:
- the porK gene encoding type IX secretion system lipoprotein PorK/GldK — protein sequence MKKFIAYTSILALLIGCGKSSDKGELVGINGGKWHPEKPYGMTLIPGGAFIMGKSDGDLANVEDAPTKTVTVRSFYMDETEITNSEYRQFVEWVKDSTMRVRLAILADESGQTAGTANGKGKNAGSIGDFAFNDSDPEKMTAYDKYMYDNYYSVGTADDPYAGRKLNKKVKLIKDTKLYPDAYYAEVMDSMYLPIEASYNGLRTIDVNKLKFRYSWMDIQAAAKAKVGNRKNFIRTEEVKVYPDTTVWIKDYAYSYNEPMHNDYFWHKAYGDYPVVGVKWTQAKAFCAWRTLNKNTYIKSKKKGHDLINSFRLPTEAEWEYSARGGLESATYPWGGPYTKNDRGCFLANFKPNRGDYAADEALYTVEAKSYEPNGYNLYNMAGNVSEWTDSSYDPNAYEYVSSMNPNVQDYKNQRKVVRGGSWKDVAYFLQVSTRDHEYADSARSYIGFRTVQDYMGLQTTGNGKKK from the coding sequence ATGAAGAAGTTCATTGCATATACGTCAATTTTGGCCCTTTTAATTGGCTGTGGTAAATCAAGTGATAAAGGAGAATTAGTTGGTATAAATGGAGGTAAGTGGCATCCTGAAAAGCCTTATGGAATGACTTTAATCCCTGGTGGAGCTTTCATTATGGGTAAATCAGACGGGGATTTAGCTAATGTAGAAGATGCTCCTACTAAAACAGTTACTGTCCGCTCTTTTTATATGGACGAAACAGAAATTACCAATAGTGAATACCGTCAATTTGTAGAATGGGTAAAAGATTCTACTATGAGAGTTCGATTAGCTATTCTAGCTGATGAAAGTGGACAAACAGCAGGAACTGCTAATGGGAAAGGTAAAAATGCCGGAAGTATAGGGGATTTTGCTTTTAATGATTCAGATCCTGAAAAAATGACGGCCTATGATAAATACATGTATGATAACTATTATAGTGTAGGTACTGCTGATGATCCGTATGCGGGAAGAAAATTAAACAAAAAAGTAAAATTAATAAAAGATACTAAGTTGTATCCTGATGCGTATTATGCGGAAGTTATGGATTCCATGTACTTGCCAATTGAGGCTTCCTACAATGGATTAAGAACTATCGATGTAAATAAATTAAAATTCCGTTACTCTTGGATGGATATTCAGGCTGCAGCAAAAGCTAAAGTTGGAAATAGAAAAAACTTTATTAGAACAGAAGAAGTAAAAGTATATCCTGATACTACAGTTTGGATCAAGGATTATGCTTATTCTTATAACGAGCCTATGCACAACGATTATTTCTGGCACAAAGCTTATGGAGATTATCCAGTTGTAGGGGTTAAATGGACACAGGCAAAAGCTTTTTGTGCTTGGAGAACTTTAAATAAAAATACTTACATAAAATCTAAAAAGAAAGGTCACGATTTGATAAATTCTTTTAGATTGCCTACGGAGGCTGAATGGGAATATTCAGCTAGAGGTGGTTTAGAATCAGCTACTTATCCTTGGGGTGGCCCGTATACCAAAAATGATAGAGGTTGTTTTCTTGCTAATTTTAAACCTAATAGAGGGGATTATGCAGCAGATGAGGCTTTATATACTGTAGAAGCAAAGTCATATGAGCCAAACGGTTATAATCTTTATAATATGGCTGGAAACGTTTCGGAATGGACAGATTCATCGTATGATCCAAATGCATATGAATATGTTTCTTCAATGAATCCTAATGTTCAGGATTATAAAAATCAAAGAAAAGTTGTTCGAGGCGGATCATGGAAAGACGTTGCTTATTTTTTACAAGTAAGTACTCGCGATCATGAATATGCAGATTCAGCAAGAAGTTATATTGGTTTTAGAACTGTTCAAGATTATATGGGACTTCAAACCACTGGAAACGGTAAAAAGAAATAA
- the porL gene encoding type IX secretion system motor protein PorL/GldL yields MALLGKKAMNFAYGMGAAVVIVGALFKITHFELGPLTGTLMLSIGLLTEAFIFALSAFEPVDDELDWTLVYPELANGVKAEPKKKVEAPADTQGLLSQKLDAMLKDAKIDGELMASLGNSIKNFESAAKGIAPTVDSISATKKYSEELSMAAAQMESLNSLYKVQLESASRNAEANKEIAENAGKLKEQMQSMTANIASLNNVYGGMLSAMGNKG; encoded by the coding sequence ATGGCATTATTAGGAAAAAAAGCAATGAATTTTGCATACGGTATGGGAGCAGCAGTTGTTATTGTTGGTGCCCTTTTTAAAATCACTCACTTTGAATTAGGGCCATTAACAGGTACTTTGATGCTTTCTATTGGATTGTTAACTGAGGCTTTTATTTTTGCGCTTTCAGCATTTGAACCAGTTGATGATGAATTAGATTGGACATTGGTTTACCCGGAATTAGCAAATGGAGTTAAAGCAGAACCAAAGAAAAAAGTTGAAGCACCTGCTGATACGCAAGGATTATTATCTCAAAAATTAGATGCGATGTTAAAAGATGCAAAAATTGATGGGGAATTAATGGCGAGTTTAGGGAATAGTATCAAAAATTTTGAATCTGCTGCAAAAGGAATTGCTCCAACTGTAGATTCTATTTCTGCAACAAAGAAATACAGCGAAGAATTATCTATGGCTGCGGCTCAGATGGAATCTTTAAATAGTTTATACAAAGTGCAATTAGAAAGTGCTTCTAGAAATGCTGAAGCAAACAAAGAAATTGCTGAAAATGCTGGAAAATTGAAAGAACAAATGCAATCTATGACTGCAAATATTGCTTCATTAAACAATGTTTATGGCGGTATGCTTTCTGCAATGGGTAATAAAGGATAA
- the porM gene encoding type IX secretion system motor protein PorM/GldM → MAGGKLTPRQKMINLMYLVFIAMLAMNVSKEVISGFGLMNEKFESTNVNSKQTNDQMLVALDTKAAEAKGEFAVAAITAHKVKTITDNFYNYIASLKEQATKGYEVDPETGKLPYEEMDKGDNIDDWFTGEGYGKKGNEIIATINQYKADMKAALGTDKKYKSIISEIESKFDVSDVKNKEGLKDKFLSYHFKGFPAIASVAKLSTWQNDINKAESDVYSAALGKAAVAAASYSNYQAIVVLDKNAYFQGEAVTGKVVLGRYDENTKPKSVTGARLDPATGQAKIALTAGGVGEQTIGGQFTFVEDGKTIPLTFSGKYVVVPRPNSATISADKMNVVYRGVVNPISISFAGIADKDVNASAAGLTKVGNGKYNMSPQGGNEVVINVSGKMADGKVASDKKVFRIKGIPGPTGTIRGETGVVKGPKSNLEIATIGAKLEDFDFEVGLNVVGFNLKVTGQPTVVVTGNKLSAQCKAVLSKAGRGDQVTISEIKTKLVGAGNYLLPRTAPVIFEIQ, encoded by the coding sequence ATGGCAGGAGGAAAACTAACCCCTAGACAGAAGATGATTAACCTAATGTACTTGGTTTTTATCGCTATGTTGGCAATGAATGTTTCAAAAGAAGTGATCTCAGGTTTCGGATTAATGAACGAAAAATTTGAAAGTACAAATGTAAATTCAAAACAGACCAATGATCAGATGTTAGTTGCTTTAGATACCAAGGCTGCAGAAGCTAAAGGTGAATTTGCTGTAGCAGCTATAACCGCTCATAAAGTAAAAACAATAACGGATAATTTTTATAACTACATTGCTTCTTTGAAAGAACAAGCGACTAAAGGTTATGAGGTTGATCCAGAAACGGGAAAGCTACCTTATGAAGAAATGGATAAGGGTGACAATATTGATGATTGGTTCACAGGCGAAGGTTACGGTAAAAAAGGAAATGAAATTATCGCGACTATCAATCAATATAAAGCAGATATGAAAGCTGCTCTAGGGACTGATAAAAAATATAAGTCAATTATTAGTGAGATTGAAAGTAAATTTGATGTTTCGGATGTTAAAAATAAAGAAGGTTTAAAAGACAAGTTTTTGTCTTACCATTTCAAAGGTTTTCCTGCTATAGCATCTGTCGCAAAATTGTCTACTTGGCAAAATGATATCAATAAAGCAGAATCAGATGTGTATAGTGCAGCCTTAGGAAAAGCGGCTGTTGCTGCTGCTTCTTATAGTAACTATCAAGCAATTGTAGTATTAGATAAAAATGCTTATTTTCAAGGGGAAGCTGTTACGGGTAAAGTTGTTTTAGGACGTTATGATGAAAATACAAAACCTAAGAGTGTAACAGGAGCAAGACTTGATCCAGCAACGGGGCAAGCAAAAATTGCTTTAACTGCTGGAGGTGTAGGAGAACAAACTATTGGTGGTCAATTTACATTTGTTGAAGATGGAAAAACGATTCCATTGACATTTTCAGGCAAATATGTTGTCGTGCCAAGACCTAATTCGGCTACAATTTCAGCTGATAAAATGAATGTAGTCTATAGAGGTGTTGTAAACCCTATTTCTATTTCATTTGCAGGGATTGCTGATAAGGACGTGAATGCTTCTGCTGCAGGTTTGACTAAAGTTGGAAACGGAAAATACAATATGAGTCCGCAAGGAGGAAATGAAGTTGTAATCAATGTTAGTGGAAAAATGGCAGACGGTAAAGTTGCTTCTGACAAAAAAGTATTTAGAATTAAAGGTATTCCAGGACCTACAGGAACTATTAGAGGAGAAACAGGTGTAGTTAAAGGACCTAAATCAAATCTTGAAATCGCTACTATTGGAGCAAAATTAGAAGATTTTGATTTTGAAGTTGGCTTGAATGTTGTTGGTTTCAACTTAAAAGTAACTGGTCAACCTACTGTAGTTGTTACTGGAAATAAATTGAGTGCACAATGTAAAGCCGTACTTTCTAAAGCAGGAAGAGGTGATCAAGTTACTATTTCTGAAATAAAAACAAAACTAGTTGGTGCAGGTAACTATTTATTGCCAAGAACTGCTCCAGTAATTTTTGAAATACAATAA
- the porN gene encoding type IX secretion system ring protein PorN/GldN: protein MNIRNFLIAIVSITGSFASFGQSNLLNAKTPDQIGLKTAAQLISDNDKPLVYGYVHDRDVLMGKTTWEIIDLSEKINFALYFPIDTANIGSDRRSLYDVLTKALKNGKITEVYTDSYFNTKKSMQDIQTSLTRIDTTDAGREQINAGNQISDEYILRQDLAAQDVTQYKIKGYWYFDKRQSELKYRLLGICPVTPDVYTMNSDEKDYIELFWVFFPAARDVLHEAKAFNDKNSAMPISFDQILNSRRFNSVIYKEENVYGDRKIDEYMKDNAQNQLLESERVKEKIRNFEQDMWNY, encoded by the coding sequence ATGAATATAAGAAATTTTTTAATCGCTATTGTCTCTATTACGGGAAGTTTTGCATCTTTTGGACAGTCTAATTTGCTTAATGCAAAAACTCCTGATCAAATAGGGCTAAAAACTGCAGCACAACTCATTTCAGATAACGATAAACCATTAGTGTATGGTTATGTTCATGATAGGGATGTCTTAATGGGTAAGACTACATGGGAAATTATTGACTTAAGTGAAAAAATTAATTTTGCTTTGTATTTTCCTATTGATACCGCAAATATTGGATCGGATAGAAGATCTTTGTATGATGTGCTTACGAAAGCTTTGAAAAATGGTAAAATTACTGAGGTGTATACCGATAGTTATTTTAATACCAAAAAATCAATGCAAGATATTCAAACTTCATTAACTCGAATTGATACTACTGATGCAGGTAGGGAGCAAATTAATGCAGGAAATCAAATATCTGATGAGTATATTTTAAGACAAGATTTAGCAGCTCAAGACGTAACTCAATACAAAATAAAAGGGTATTGGTATTTTGACAAACGTCAAAGTGAATTGAAGTATCGTTTGTTAGGAATTTGTCCTGTGACTCCTGATGTTTACACGATGAATAGTGATGAAAAAGATTATATCGAATTGTTTTGGGTGTTTTTCCCAGCAGCAAGAGATGTTTTACATGAAGCAAAAGCGTTTAATGATAAAAATTCAGCGATGCCAATTTCATTTGATCAAATATTAAATTCGAGGCGTTTTAATAGTGTTATCTATAAAGAAGAAAATGTATACGGGGATAGAAAAATTGATGAATACATGAAAGATAATGCTCAAAATCAATTGTTAGAATCTGAAAGAGTAAAAGAAAAAATACGCAATTTCGAACAAGATATGTGGAATTATTAA
- a CDS encoding NAD(P)/FAD-dependent oxidoreductase: MIDYLIVGSGLAGISFTEIALRNEKTVFVLDNNSQNSSKIAGGLYNPVILKRFSEVWQAQEQLVLMNEFYTSLEEKLKYKFDFKRPILRKFFSVEEQNNWFAASDKIALAPFLSTTLISKKYAGIDSPYGYGEVLQTGYVDTALLLNKYRDYLKYNNWFQEESFDYDALHITSDGIRYKDIYAKHIIFAEGFGMHANPYFNQLPLDGTKGELFIIKAPELNLDIIVNTSVFILPLGNDLFKVGATYNWKDKTDLPTEEGKTELVDRIKEIITCDFEIVAHFAGVRPTVKDRRPLVGTHQNHESIHILNGLGTRGVMLGPAMAKALFDSIEHQIPLSKEIDSNRFLSKGNK, from the coding sequence ATGATTGATTATTTAATTGTAGGTTCTGGTTTAGCAGGTATATCTTTTACCGAAATTGCGCTTCGCAATGAAAAGACTGTTTTTGTTTTGGATAATAATTCTCAAAACTCCTCCAAAATTGCAGGCGGTTTGTATAATCCTGTTATTTTAAAGCGTTTTAGTGAAGTCTGGCAGGCGCAAGAACAATTGGTTTTAATGAATGAGTTTTATACTTCCTTAGAGGAAAAACTAAAATATAAATTTGATTTTAAAAGACCAATTTTAAGGAAATTCTTTTCCGTTGAAGAGCAGAATAATTGGTTTGCTGCTTCAGATAAAATAGCACTTGCTCCTTTTTTGTCAACAACGTTAATTTCTAAAAAGTACGCTGGGATTGATTCTCCTTACGGCTATGGTGAAGTTTTACAAACGGGCTATGTGGATACAGCACTACTTTTAAATAAATACAGAGATTATCTAAAGTATAATAATTGGTTTCAGGAAGAATCTTTTGATTATGATGCTTTACATATTACTTCAGACGGTATTCGTTATAAAGATATTTATGCCAAACATATTATTTTTGCGGAAGGTTTTGGGATGCATGCTAATCCTTATTTTAATCAATTGCCTTTAGATGGGACTAAAGGTGAGCTTTTTATCATAAAAGCACCTGAGTTGAATCTAGATATAATTGTGAATACGAGTGTGTTTATTCTACCTCTTGGAAATGATTTGTTCAAAGTTGGCGCAACATATAATTGGAAAGACAAAACAGATTTGCCTACAGAAGAAGGAAAAACCGAATTAGTAGATAGAATAAAAGAAATCATTACTTGTGATTTTGAAATTGTAGCTCATTTTGCTGGCGTTCGCCCAACTGTTAAAGATAGAAGGCCGTTAGTGGGAACGCACCAAAATCATGAATCCATACATATTTTGAATGGTTTAGGAACAAGAGGAGTAATGCTTGGACCAGCAATGGCAAAAGCTTTATTTGATAGTATTGAACATCAAATTCCTTTAAGTAAAGAAATTGATAGTAATAGATTTTTGTCTAAAGGAAACAAATAG
- a CDS encoding DUF983 domain-containing protein — MLKKGSKLYSILTGTCPKCQNESMYLDKNPLHFNKILKMHENCSHCGLKYQIEPSFFYGAMYVSYGLNVAVGIAAFIVSFILFGSSLKVAFIAIIVSLILLFPFVLRWSRNIYINMFVSYDPKTK; from the coding sequence ATGTTAAAAAAAGGATCCAAATTATATAGCATTTTAACAGGAACTTGTCCTAAATGTCAGAATGAGAGTATGTATTTAGATAAAAATCCGTTACATTTCAATAAAATCTTGAAAATGCATGAAAATTGCAGCCATTGTGGTTTGAAATATCAAATTGAGCCTTCCTTTTTTTATGGTGCAATGTATGTAAGTTATGGCTTAAATGTCGCAGTTGGAATAGCTGCCTTTATAGTTTCGTTTATCCTATTTGGCTCAAGCCTTAAAGTTGCCTTTATTGCTATAATTGTGTCACTTATTCTCTTATTTCCATTTGTGCTTCGCTGGTCTAGAAATATATACATCAATATGTTTGTTTCCTATGACCCAAAAACAAAATAA